The segment GAAGCGTCTGTAATGCCTGAGAATGAATCCTAGGGGTTTTGTTAAACTTGACCTTTGGCATGCTCTATTTGCTGAAGAGGTAGTACCCCAAGGAAGCACAGCTCAATTAACTGAAGAATCAAAAGCTAGCAACTCAGGAAAACTCCATGAGTCCCTGTGGTACTAAGGGGAGGCACAGGAATTTAAAAAGTATCCTAACATTGTAAAACAGATAGCTTGAGTATTAGTTCGGAGCTGTAGTCATTTTGAGGACCTTGAACTAGAATTGTTACTAGAGGCTGAGCAAGTTGAGACCTGGTCATGCATAGGAAAAGATAGGGACAGAGAGAGTATCTTAAGACTCAGTAAACCTGGCACCGACACAACCACAGCTAGTGCATTGTGGAAGCGATAGGATTGCTTACACATCTTTATACTGCTACATTAAGAATCTCAGACAGTACTCCCAAAGATGTCAGTAAGAAATTCAGCTGGCCGCATAGTATCAAGAAGGGACAAATCAGCTTATCAAATGGCTTACGGAAAGATTCACAGTCCTCTGATATGTGCTGAGAAAACATTCTAATACCAAAACAGAGCTAGAGAAACTTGCTGTTTTGAGAAGTTTTGCAAGCTGGAATAGACATCCATACTCACTGTCTTTTCTTCCAGGGGTTGTCTTCTCCTGTAGCAAGGTACCCTAACCTCTCCACCCTTTACTTTGGCTTAATACAGCAGAACTTGCTTGCTGGAATAGGCTGGAAAGCAACAAGATACAAGAGCTGCTGTAGAATGTACATACACATTGACAATAGAAAGCACCCACTATCTGTCTCTTCAAAGCCATTTCTAGTAGAGACCTGAGAATACAGGTATTGGGACATCAGTAACACAAGTGCACACAAACTGCATCACGTTAGAGAACAATTCCTGCAGCACTTTAAGTGAGGACAGACAGGAGAACAGGAGGTCTCCTGTCCAAATCATTGTGCAGtctgttgaagaaaaaaggGGGCATTACCTGGGAGTATTAAAAAATGACTGCTGCATAACTGTTTTAACTTTTTAGAGAGGTGGAGAAGATCCTACTGGTTTTGCTGCAGGGCCCAGACAAGGCACACTAGGCCGGTAGCCTGCAATATCTTCTTAAGGTATAGAGAGTTGGTGTTTCCATTTCCTAACAACTAAACTTTACTGAAGTTAAACAGATACAGACATGGTGTTTGTCTACTCAGAGCCAAAGCTGCTACAGTATGTGAAACACCTACTGTCTGTTcctttaaaatcctttttttctcttacaagaATGAAAATTGGGAATCTGAAATCCTCTTAGATTTTGTTGGTGACTCTATGACATATATTAGCAGGTCTCTCCattttaagactttttaaaaGGCAACTGGAAGTCAGTTTGCAGTTGTGCAGAATTCTAAAACAAGTGGGGGTTTCTCCAAAGATCTCTGTGATATAGGATTTGGGAAGTTTACCCTAAAATCAGTgcctgaaacagaaacaaacgTGCACACAGAACCCCTTACCCTAACATCAGGAACAGCAATAAAACCAAGTCCACTGAAAAAGAGAGACTTGGAGACAGTGGCATTTACTTGGGAAACAGCCTTCCTCTGAACATTCTCTTGAACTCTTTaattccttctcctcttctaaacagctgtttgtttgctttttaaagtacTGCCACCAAAGTCATGTTTTGCCTTTTGAACTGCTACTACTCAGGGTAGAATTTGGACCAGCAATCCCACACATTTCGGATTACTATCAACTCTCAAAATTACTCCCAGCCTATCAGGTAAACATCAAATGTGGAGTTCAAAACACTGTCATGACAGTTTGCTCCTGAATATCAGCAGGAAATGGTGAGACACAAAACTACTCTCATGCTGTGGCCTTTAGCGTGGACATCTTGTTGATTtgaaagagaaggctgtgaggagacctcactgcagccttccagtatttaaagggggaTTATGAACAAGAGGGGAATCAACTCTTTGCTCaagtagacagtgataggacaagggaaaatagttttaagctcaaggagggaaggcaAGGATGTCAGcggaagttctttacagagggagtagtgaggtgctggaacaggctgagaggctgtggatgctccgtccctggaggtgttcaagaccaggttggatggggccctgggcagcctggtctagtaccagatctgaACGTTGGTGgtcctgcctgtggctggggcactgaaactcgatgatccttggagtcccttccaacccaagccatcctatgattctatgattctccaaGGCAGCTGGGGTCAAACTCACCAACACAGTGCACTGACAGATGCTAGTGTCTCCCTGGCTCCAGCCTGGTAtctaaacatatatttttatattctagTATTGCAAATAAGTGGAGCTTTTGAATTTTGCTGAAATGACCATCGATCTTCTTCTGCACAATTCAATTTCCCTACTCAATCTATATGCAGATTTCACACAGTACCCCTCTGgttcaagaaaaatgtaatgtttaCACCTTTCATCAACTCTCTATCCCCAGTAATCGTCTCCCTCAGTCTACCAATGTGTTGTAAGCTGCTGGTGGTGGAAACACTGTGTGGAGTCCAGGACGTGCTCTTGAAGTTGCTCTGTGACACTCCATGTCTGCTAAGTGAActagagagagaagaaaaccacTGATGATGTATGAACGTACGTGTAACCTTCCACACCTGGGACTTGGTTCAGTGGCTCAGTGAAAACATGAGAACAGAGGGAAAGCCAAAGTAAAGAAACGGTCTCTCTCATGTCCTGTAGTGGCTACAAGCCTTCCTTTTGCACTGAGGACACAATGAAGATCCTGGATCAGCTCTGCCAAGGGACAGTAAAACAAGAGCCTGGCCATACTTTCCTCATTGGCTCATTTATACCCATTTTTCCCCAGAGAGCTAGATGGACTTGACTCCTTTTTGTAAGCATAGTCACCATTGGCTCCAAGGTCTAGCTCAGGAACAGCCCAGAGCTCTGTCATCCAGGCAACAGAAGCAAGCACTGAAGTTTAAAATCCAAGTCCTGCTGGACCTTACACATGCTCAAACATTCTTTCTGCAAGATATGCTAAGGAAAGCCATTGACAGAAAACAGCTCTAGAACAAGCATTCCTCTGATTGAATTGCTGAGCACTGGAAACTCAAGGACACAACCAGCTCATCCAAAACCCCGCTGTCTCCTCCAAGGCCAATACGACACACTAAAGCCCATCCTGGGAGACACCAGAGGGAGACCCTCACAAAgactccttttctttctcttagttCTGCACATCAGagcagataaaaagaaagacCAAAATATAACTGTACAAAGAAGCAGAGCTAGGATTTCTTAACAGACCAACTGTTGGCTCCACAATGGAAATGATAGTCTTTTTCATGTGAGATCGTAAGAGCTTTTCCAAGAGCTATCATCCCACCTTTGGAAATTGCTGTTAAAATTTAACACAAGCAGTAAATTAACTAAATTTGTTCTCAGCAGGCTGGGGAGATGACACTGAGTCGGTGCAGATATATGAAGGTCTGGCATGATCAAAACACAGGTGATCCTCAATTCTGGGTATGCCAGTTTATGCGTTTAACATCACAGAACAAAGCTATGCTGTAGCGTGATGCTCAGCCCACATGTTGTGTTTTGTAAGCAACGTTTACCTGTATGGTACAGATGCTGAACAAGACTTTGGTGGGAGCTGACCTTCTGGGAGATTAGCATCTTCTAGGATCTAGTCTCACGTCGTTCTCTAAATCTTCTCTAGCTTGCTACCCTGCTTAATATTAGCCACACTGGCAAGAGCTTACAAGCCGTGAAAAACTCCTGGTCAAATTacaggaaattatttccttccatGTTGGCTTCAGTAGCCATAACAAAAGTAGAGGAGAGAGACGTGGGCTATGGCCTCCTGCACAGTGCCTCACTTTTCCCTCCTTCACTGGACACAAGGAGTCAGCTGAGTACAGCCCCTCTTTGAGGGTAGGAGTTCAGGGTGTGTTGTCAGTTCAACTGCTTTTATTGTGCCTCCAGCATTACCTTCTCACCGATCTGCTTCTTTGGTATGTGACTGTGTTTGCACTTTCCTACTAGCTTGGTTGCTATTGCTCCTGGCAACATAAATATGATCCTGGAGCAACTCAGTGGCTTAACTCTTTACAAGTGCTGTCTGTAAGAACCTCTGAATTGCTTCCCCACTCCTTTCTTGCAATGTCATTTCAGCAAGAAACCACTGATGGTTATTCACCGCTTAGAAGAGTGTCCTTACAGCCAACAGGTGAGCAAAGCAAACCTCTCCAGATGACCTGGGGGATCAAAATCTACTTGTCAGTGCTCATTTCTTATACAGCATTCAAACACTTGGTGTGAAATCTTTCCAACACTCGCAGGGAAAGATGGAGAGATGGTAACTCCACTGGGGGATCTTGAGAAGAGCTGGGTAATTAAACAGTTTGTAAACCTTTCCTGGGCAGTAATGTACTCTGGGTGAAAACTTCACTGGTAGAGACATGCAGCTATAGCTTGCAGCAATGGAAAGTTCCATTCATCTTCTAGTCTACAAATGCATCTGCTACCATCTGATTGATACACTTTCCACTTACTCCTAGTGAGGTTTCCTGCCAAAGACAGCATCAGATCTCTCACTGTGACTTCAATAACCTCCTAAGTTACTGAGGACAGAGTAAGGTTTGTCAGGGAAGTCTGGCCCCACCACTTCTCATGAAAtttctgtatgtatttgttATCCCAACTACATACAGCACAAATTATGCAGCTGACTTCTATGGTCCGTAGTGCAGGGCAACAGACAGCTGAACAAAGCCAAGCCGTATGCGTTCATGACCTGTGCTGGCACTGGGAAAGAACTATCTCTGTACATCTCCATTTCAGTTTCCCAAGGACTGAATGTATCTCCTTTTAGCTTAGAGGAAAGCATTTGCATCTAGCCCAGAGAGCCAGCAGATGGCCCAGGAGGACTTCCACATGCTTAATCTGGTGGTAagtttctaatttaaaatactaatttattgttttctggGGAGCAGAATAAGCCATATAGAAAGCATTAGTTGGTTCACTTTGCACAGCTTTGAAGCTGtatttgaaattctgtttttctgcttctctgagcaacaGGTTTTGTAAAGCACCACCACAGTTCCCACCACAGTTCCTTCTTGGAGAGAAGGCGAAGAGACTTCCATACACACACTTACCGCTATGGAAACACCATTCTGTATACTTCAACCACAGTTAATACTCAGACTTCCAAGAACGTCTTACGTAGAGAAACCCAAACTGGGCATTATTTCAGAGCGCTTGTTTGGCAAACAGAACTAAAGATGGACACCCCAAACCATTACcacctcttttaaaaaaagaggacCGCGACAGCCTCATTCCAGTGGTGGAAGTGAACAGCCACACCTGAATACAGCCTCTTACTCCTATGGCCTATCCTCAACTGAATGACAAACACTGTCCAAGGGCAGGGGGAAGTCCCATCACATAACTGTACAAAGTTAAGCTTATCATCAAACTGCCACAAACAAAAGGGATAATGGGGAATTCTTCTGAGCCACCAGACCAGGCTTGTCCATAGAGGTGTTTCAGAAGTGCATTTCCTTCATTAAGTTATTGCTGAGAGTCTGATGTTTCAAGGCGAACCTTCCATCCACAAAAAGGCTAACTAACACCATTTTAAAAGGCCAACTTGCAAAATTATTTGCCTTTATTTACTATTGCCTCATGTCACAAATCTCACGTTGCTAAATTCTcgtattttttcctcctaagaTCCCCCTATGACAGTTCAAGCTGATCTAACCGGCAAATATGGGAACAGGATGTATGCTTACAAACCAGAAGACATTTTGATCTGTGAGTAAAATAGGCActtcactgatttctttttaaaccatCTTAAGTTTATTCAAAGCAAACACAGGTAAAGGATGGCTGCGTAATAAACTTTTGGGAAATACTGGATCTATTTCTGTACTAAAATCTGCTCTCAGCACTTCATAAACATCAAATAAGTCTACTACTAGCATCTTCTGGGAAAGAAATATTCaatatttctgaagagcagGGCAGTAATCTATGGGGAGAGTGTTCCTCAGCATCTGAACTTCCAAGGCCTGGAAGGGAGTTGGTGGAGTTTCCAAACACCCTGTAGTTTTGACCCCCAAATCCACCTGCTTTGATGCAGGGCATTTGCAGACTGCAGCGCGCTGATGTTCTGCTTCATAATCTGAACCACTGATGTCATTTCAATACTGGACCTACAGGTAAACAGAATTTACATATGCATGTTCCAGGAGGACTGGAATGGATTTCTAAGGGTTGGTGTCACTACGTTCCTGTCTCCTGGCTGCCCACTTTATTAACACTTCAAGAACTGCATTTTCCTGAGGTATCCATCCCCAGACCAGTCAGTTGGGATAAACCAGACTGGAAAACCATGAGTGACAGAATAAACCCATTTCCGTAGACAAGCAGGGTAACAACGACACTGTGATATGATTTACAGTCCTCCTCTATTTTCCACTTCAGCAGTATAAAGCTCTTCGTCAGACTCTCAGACCAAGCTTAGATCCTCACAGGACACCAGCAGAGAACACAAAAAACAGTGTCTATGCAAGCTGTGAACCACACAAGATGAACCCACTGGTATTTCAGTGGCGCTCTGGCACTGGATACTGACTAAAACAGCATGATACATACTTCTGCTAGCAAGAGTCAGCAAAATAGgccaacagaaagaaaaaaaaattcctcacaAACCAGTTGCTTAGCATTTTCTAGAAGGTAACTCCAGTCAAAACCTTCTTGCTGAGACAGAGCATCTAGTGAAAACCAGCCATTAAAATTGAAAGAAGGtaattttaaagactttttaGAAGTCTTGCTGTCCAGAGTATCTTTAATTTCTGATCTTAAGTTCTACAGATGTGGGGATCTTTCCTTTCCAGTTGCTTCTGCACACAGAACTTTGAACAAGAGGCACCACTGATCTGCACAGAGACTGGAGGCAGCAGCCCTGGAAGTGCtgagaaacacagcaaagcacacATGAGCCATCCTCAGTCCTTCCTTCAGAGATATTTCACAGAGAAGCTACATTCACAAGAACTCCATGCATCCCACACACAATAGATGCACAGAGAACCAACTGATTAGGAAGCAACCAAGAGTTCCAAAGACATCTGTGAAAACACTGGGACTGCAGCAGTGGCCATCTGGCTCACTTTGTGATATTTGATTATGAACCGTATCTGAACATTAACTAGACTTGGCATCTtatcttttacttcttttataCCGTTGGTCAAACAGGAGCTGAAGCAGTGGTACTTGCAAACAGCATTCAATAAAGGAGAGATGATGGGAGTCCACTGCCTGGCTGTAATACAGATCTTGTCAGGGATCTTTATCAATACTTTGTCTTTTGCATTTGTCtgcatgcagagctgtgctACTCACTCCCTCTTGACCACATATCAGTcagtaaaaggaagaacagTTCAGTTGTTAGCTTTCTAAATAAGTCCCTGTGtgatctttcttccttcttggtGTTTGTACAAGTGAAACACAAAGAGACAAGTCAAATAGACATCTGTAAATCActctttattttgcaaagaacacttgaaaaataaagatgaaaagttTATCCTGGCTTTGGAATATAACCATCATGAAGTGTGGAATCACTAAGACTTCCTTTTTGAAAGGTGTTCCCTCTCCCCACCCTCTTTTCAATTAACTCTTCCAATGTGGAACAATCCacaataattttaagaaaaaaaaaatatgtattttgagccaacattagaaataattcaaaattgGTTCAGTGCAGGAGCTGCTACATTACACTTCAACAAAGGCACATACTAGAATTCCCACTTTCACACTTGTAATCCGaatctgaatttctttaaagCTCACGTCTTCAAGAGGAGACCAGAATCATTACAAAGCAGCCAAGAAGGTTAAGCTCAACAGAGCTGTCCGGCATGGATAGGAGGAATTAAAGTGACAGCAAAGCAACTGCAATGCAATGGAGCAGCTTGCAAACAAAAACGCTTTCTCCCTTACCTTAGTAATCAGCATGTGCCACAATTTTGTAAACCCTGACTCAGAAGAACACTT is part of the Numida meleagris isolate 19003 breed g44 Domestic line chromosome 5, NumMel1.0, whole genome shotgun sequence genome and harbors:
- the LOC110399671 gene encoding uncharacterized protein LOC110399671, with product MLKSKLGGYKGKKEMHRELAQKQSSTGYGGKEGSEDLASRSPAHLGDHVVQVAEGRLTQQPIRQGRLADHLAQALLRPSYHRLVHSDGGAGAAAAAAAPAGCEHSRPASRRSAPHCAGSKPQHAAARHRAALATGFADILGPAVRAARRPRISGGKVCRLSCKKPLMVIHRLEECPYSQQLRGKHLHLAQRASRWPRRTSTCLIWWFCKAPPQFPPQFLLGEKAKRLPYTHLPLWKHHSVYFNHNPPMTVQADLTGKYGNRMYAYKPEDILIFLQMWGSFLSSCFCTQNFEQEAPLICTETGGSSPGSAEKHSKAHMSHPQSFLQRYFTEKLHSQELHASHTQ